The following coding sequences are from one Ciona intestinalis unplaced genomic scaffold, KH HT000114.2, whole genome shotgun sequence window:
- the LOC100180166 gene encoding solute carrier family 26 member 6-like, producing the protein MLKQALDLPPMWRISKLDALVWIVTMLATVFLDVTAGLVVGILMSLFAVVIRTQIVAAEKITQVKDTEVYRKAGSFPNSENENKEVVVLAFRGALHYANKQFFARALTRCSGVDLAKDLTRKKKLDMIRKKAILEMQKEIMENISVIEISENNSTSEMDIEMGSQDLSRNGLGAAVAEAERTKSVRVKCIVIDCGQINFMDGPGVKFLIKMFEDYETLEIKMLLANVCSEVFHILTVGGFLSKFGDDVIFVSVHDAVTWWHSRASLKTNHDSNNKTTRL; encoded by the exons ATGCTTAAGCAAGCTTTGGATTTACCGCCGATGTGGAGAATTAGTAAACTTGATGCATTGGTTTGGATAGTTACAATGTTGGCGACCGTATTTTTGGATGTG ACAGCAGGTTTGGTAGTTGGGATATTGATGTCTCTTTTTGCGGTTGTCATTAGAACACAAATTGTAGCAGCGGAAAAAATAACTCAAGTTAAAGATACGGAAGTGTACAGAAAAGCTGGATCGTTTCCAAACTCG GAGAACGAGAACAAGGAAGTTGTTGTTCTTGCATTCAGAGGAGCTTTACATTACGCTAACAAGCAATTTTTCGCACGAGCCCTTACAAGATGTAGCGGAGTCGACCTTGCCAAGGATTTAACAAGGAAAAAGAAGCTTGATATGATTAGGAAGAAAGCAATATTAGAAATGCAAAAGGAG ATTATGGAAAACATCAGCGTGATCGAAATCAGTGAAAACAATTCAACTAGTGAGATGGACATAGAAATGGGCAGTCAAGATCTCAGTAGAA ATGGATTAGGTGCCGCTGTTGCGGAGGCAGAAAGAACGAAATCAGTACGAGTGAAATGTATTGTGATTGACTGTGGCCAAATAAACTTTATGGACGGCCCGggtgtaaaatttttaataaag ATGTTTGAAGATTACGAGACATTGGAGATAAAAATGCTTCTTGCTAACGTCTGCA GCGAAGTCTTCCACATTCTTACAGTCGGCggatttttgtcaaaatttggtgatgacgtcatttttgtATCAGTGCATGACGCAGTCACGTGGTGGCACTCAAGAGCGTCATTAAAAACTAATCACGActcaaataataaaacaactagACTCTAG